A DNA window from Rhodococcus sp. Z13 contains the following coding sequences:
- a CDS encoding amino acid permease: MARTDDARSGGLFRAKSVEQSIRDTDEPDSRLRQDLTAWDLIVFGVAVVIGAGIFTLTARTAGNVAGPSVSLAFVFAAIACALAALCYAEFASTVPVAGSAYTYSFATFGEFVAWIIGWDLILEFALASAVVAKGWSLYLGEVMGVPSTFMIGSAKVDWGSVLIVLAIGVLLATGTKLSSRVSLVITSIKIAVVLFVVALGAFYIRTENYSPYIPPSQPGDTGEGLHQSLFSYLTGAGGSTFGWYGLLAAASLVFFAFIGFDVVATTAEETRNPQKAVPIGILGSLAIVTVLYVAVSLVLTGMVSYTELEGDESNLATAFALNGMGWAKNLIAIGALAGLTTVVMVLMLGQTRVLFAMARDGLIPRRLSRTGRRGTPVRTTVLVTVVVAVLAGFVSLGTLEEMVNIGTLFAFVLVSSGVIVLRRSRPDLERGFRVPLVPFVPILSVAACLWLMVNLSVETWLRFVVWMLLGLVVYFAYSRNHSVLARSP, translated from the coding sequence ATGGCTCGCACCGATGATGCCCGCAGCGGCGGACTCTTCCGCGCGAAGTCGGTGGAACAGTCTATCCGCGACACCGACGAACCGGACTCCAGACTGCGCCAGGACCTCACCGCGTGGGACCTTATCGTGTTCGGTGTCGCGGTCGTCATCGGCGCCGGCATCTTCACCCTCACCGCCCGCACCGCCGGCAACGTCGCAGGACCGTCGGTGTCGCTGGCGTTCGTCTTCGCGGCGATCGCGTGTGCCCTCGCGGCCCTCTGTTACGCGGAGTTCGCGTCGACGGTCCCGGTCGCGGGTAGCGCCTACACCTACTCGTTCGCGACCTTCGGCGAGTTCGTGGCGTGGATCATCGGCTGGGACCTGATCCTCGAATTCGCGTTGGCCTCCGCGGTGGTCGCGAAGGGCTGGTCGCTCTATCTGGGCGAAGTCATGGGTGTCCCTTCGACTTTCATGATCGGATCCGCGAAGGTCGACTGGGGCTCGGTGCTGATCGTCCTGGCCATCGGGGTGCTGCTCGCGACCGGCACGAAACTGTCGTCCCGGGTGTCGCTGGTCATCACGTCCATCAAGATCGCCGTGGTGCTGTTCGTCGTCGCGCTGGGTGCCTTCTACATCCGGACGGAGAACTATTCGCCCTACATCCCTCCCTCGCAGCCCGGGGACACCGGTGAAGGTCTGCACCAGTCGCTGTTCTCGTACCTCACCGGCGCCGGTGGCAGCACCTTCGGCTGGTACGGACTCCTCGCCGCCGCGAGCCTGGTGTTCTTCGCCTTCATCGGCTTCGACGTGGTCGCGACCACCGCCGAAGAGACCCGCAATCCGCAGAAGGCGGTGCCGATCGGCATCCTCGGCTCCCTCGCGATCGTGACGGTGCTGTATGTGGCCGTCAGCCTCGTGCTCACGGGGATGGTGAGCTACACGGAACTCGAGGGCGACGAGTCGAACCTGGCGACGGCGTTCGCCCTCAACGGGATGGGCTGGGCGAAGAACCTCATCGCGATCGGCGCCCTCGCGGGTCTGACCACCGTCGTGATGGTGCTGATGCTGGGGCAGACGCGTGTGCTGTTCGCGATGGCGCGCGACGGTCTGATCCCGCGCAGGCTCTCCCGCACGGGCCGGCGCGGGACGCCGGTGCGCACGACCGTGCTCGTGACCGTCGTCGTCGCCGTCCTGGCGGGCTTCGTCTCGCTCGGCACCCTCGAGGAGATGGTCAACATCGGCACGTTGTTCGCGTTCGTCCTCGTCTCGAGCGGGGTGATCGTGCTGCGCCGGAGCCGCCCCGACCTCGAGCGCGGTTTCCGGGTGCCGCTGGTGCCGTTCGTGCCGATCCTCTCGGTGGCCGCCTGCCTGTGGTTGATGGTGAACCTGTCCGTCGAGACGTGGCTGCGGTTCGTCGTGTGGATGCTCCTCGGGCTCGTCGTCTACTTCGCCTACAGCCGGAACCACTCGGTTCTGGCGCGGTCGCCGTGA